The proteins below come from a single Crossiella sp. CA-258035 genomic window:
- a CDS encoding methyltransferase, whose product MLGTSPNFSEKALAADPVAVARAINELNVVYCKSRILHSAVELGLFSYLGERQATAEEIFADLGLQPALAQDFLDALTGLGLLDRVAGKYRNSAGAAEYLVPGKPTFIGGAVRSHGSIHFGLWGRLTDALRDGRAQSGLLANSFKKPYDDPEHVRRLMDHMDAFNNFVNYWLDSAVDWKRYSSFVDFGGARGNTAVHLVRTFPHLTGTVFDLPQVEPLFDEHVAAYGAADRVRFHAGDFYTDALPQTDVAIIGHTLHDWPADDRRRLIARLGEAVRPGGALIVYDAMIDDERADPDSLVQSLRCRMIREGGSEYTAAEAGSWAENAGFEVADVIHADTITNDRILVAVKR is encoded by the coding sequence ATGCTGGGAACCAGTCCCAACTTTTCGGAGAAGGCTCTCGCCGCCGATCCTGTGGCTGTCGCGCGGGCCATCAATGAGCTCAACGTCGTGTACTGCAAATCGCGGATCCTGCACAGTGCCGTGGAGCTCGGGCTCTTCTCCTATCTGGGCGAACGTCAGGCCACGGCCGAGGAGATCTTCGCCGACCTCGGTCTGCAGCCCGCACTGGCACAGGACTTCCTCGACGCGCTCACGGGATTGGGGCTTCTCGACCGGGTCGCCGGGAAATACCGCAACAGCGCCGGCGCCGCCGAATACCTGGTGCCGGGCAAACCGACGTTCATCGGCGGTGCCGTGCGCAGTCACGGCTCCATTCATTTCGGGCTGTGGGGCAGGCTGACCGACGCGCTGCGCGACGGGCGCGCGCAGTCCGGGCTGCTCGCCAACTCGTTCAAGAAGCCCTATGACGATCCCGAGCACGTCCGCCGGCTCATGGACCACATGGACGCGTTCAACAACTTCGTGAACTACTGGCTCGACAGCGCCGTGGACTGGAAGCGGTACTCCTCGTTCGTGGACTTCGGCGGCGCGCGTGGCAACACCGCCGTCCACCTGGTCAGAACCTTCCCCCACCTCACCGGCACGGTGTTCGACCTGCCGCAGGTCGAACCGCTGTTCGACGAGCACGTGGCGGCCTACGGCGCCGCGGACCGGGTCCGGTTCCACGCCGGCGACTTCTACACCGACGCACTGCCGCAGACCGATGTCGCGATCATCGGGCACACGCTGCACGACTGGCCGGCCGATGACCGCCGGCGCCTGATCGCTCGGCTCGGCGAGGCGGTCCGGCCGGGCGGCGCGCTGATCGTCTACGACGCGATGATCGACGACGAGCGCGCCGATCCGGACTCGCTCGTGCAGAGCCTGCGCTGCCGGATGATCCGCGAGGGCGGCTCGGAGTACACCGCGGCGGAGGCCGGCTCGTGGGCGGAGAACGCCGGGTTCGAGGTGGCTGACGTGATCCACGCCGACACGATCACCAACGACCGGATCCTGGTGGCAGTGAAGCGATGA
- a CDS encoding nucleotide disphospho-sugar-binding domain-containing protein, whose product MRILLTTAPMLSHLYLLAPLAWALRAEGHDVLTAVQQGFADPVLGAGLPVVEHTPPMSISQAMAVDRAGRPVEWTADLQRAAQRAARGFARVSAAATDDTIALVRAWRPDLVISDPCEFAGPMAAAAHGIPWVTYEWGVPLDPAFLPAAADELAPEREHLGLTGAPLPALVLDNRPPSLRTENNAGTHAMRYIPYNGCAAVPPWLLRPPRSPRICVTVSTFASAGSDLGMLKDVLVALAGLRAEVVVGGNDDLLAELGDLPDGVRVMGWLPLQLVFPTCAVAIHHGGLGSLLTSLYYGLPQLVLPAAGYDLAYAEMITGLSAGRWLDPYTLTAAQVRSSVEALLHVPVHRKAARVLAAEIAAQPAPADVVPVLERLAATRP is encoded by the coding sequence ATGCGGATTCTGCTGACGACGGCCCCGATGCTGAGTCATCTCTACCTGCTGGCACCGCTGGCGTGGGCGTTGCGGGCGGAGGGCCACGACGTCCTGACGGCGGTGCAGCAGGGGTTCGCGGACCCGGTCCTCGGCGCCGGCCTGCCCGTCGTGGAGCACACCCCGCCGATGTCCATCTCGCAAGCGATGGCCGTCGACCGGGCGGGCAGGCCGGTGGAGTGGACGGCCGACCTCCAGCGCGCGGCACAGCGGGCCGCCCGCGGGTTCGCCCGCGTGTCCGCCGCAGCGACCGACGACACCATCGCCCTGGTCCGGGCCTGGCGGCCCGACCTCGTGATCAGCGACCCCTGCGAGTTCGCAGGCCCGATGGCGGCCGCCGCCCACGGAATCCCGTGGGTGACCTACGAGTGGGGAGTGCCGCTCGATCCTGCCTTCCTGCCCGCGGCCGCGGACGAGCTCGCGCCCGAACGCGAGCACCTCGGCCTCACCGGGGCGCCGCTTCCCGCGCTGGTGCTGGACAACCGCCCGCCGAGCCTCCGCACGGAGAACAACGCGGGAACGCATGCCATGCGCTACATCCCGTACAACGGATGCGCGGCCGTGCCGCCGTGGCTGCTCCGGCCGCCGCGTTCCCCGCGCATCTGCGTCACCGTCAGCACCTTCGCCTCAGCCGGCTCGGATCTCGGGATGCTGAAGGACGTCCTGGTGGCGCTGGCCGGCCTGCGCGCGGAGGTCGTGGTGGGCGGCAACGACGACCTGCTGGCCGAGCTGGGCGACCTGCCGGACGGGGTACGGGTGATGGGATGGCTGCCGTTGCAGCTGGTGTTCCCCACCTGTGCGGTGGCCATCCACCACGGCGGGCTGGGCAGCCTGCTGACCTCGCTCTACTACGGGTTGCCGCAACTGGTGCTGCCCGCGGCCGGTTACGACCTCGCGTACGCGGAGATGATCACGGGCCTCTCGGCCGGACGCTGGCTCGACCCCTACACACTCACCGCCGCGCAGGTGCGCTCGAGCGTGGAGGCCCTGCTGCACGTGCCGGTCCACCGCAAAGCGGCCCGCGTGCTCGCCGCGGAGATCGCCGCTCAGCCGGCCCCGGCCGACGTGGTGCCGGTCCTGGAACGCCTCGCCGCGACCCGCCCATGA
- a CDS encoding nucleotide disphospho-sugar-binding domain-containing protein, whose protein sequence is MRVLFTTFPWASHHYTMVPLAWAFRAAGHEVVVASTPALESTITGSGLPAVNVGTEVDLARMSAGPRLANWHEESGWPTGWTNNPSLLGEERLQLLERLAGLQFAMAGAMVDDLVDFSRAWRPDLVVHNTVSFAGPVAAAVLGVPSVSHHWGGPGLHRVEMRRLGSEPLPGYVALFERFGAPVRSPSLWIDMCPESLRIPTSFPCLPVRYIPYNGPGTMPDWALDKPARRRVCVTWGETTLRLLGPDGLEMFGKTVRALADLDAEVLVVTTAAQLEVLGDLPANVRPALSVPLHMLLDTCDVIVHHGGSGTVMTATAFGVPQLAITRRPEPELHGERLAAVGAGRHLPYGRISRDSSPELTIRAEVETMLNDPSYREAAQRIQAEVLARPTPDQVVPDLEKLCLGGTR, encoded by the coding sequence ATGCGCGTGTTGTTCACCACCTTCCCGTGGGCGTCACATCACTACACGATGGTCCCGCTCGCCTGGGCCTTCCGGGCGGCGGGGCACGAAGTGGTCGTGGCCAGCACCCCGGCCCTGGAGTCCACGATCACCGGGTCGGGCCTGCCCGCGGTGAACGTCGGCACGGAGGTCGACCTGGCCCGCATGTCGGCCGGCCCCCGGCTGGCGAACTGGCACGAGGAAAGCGGCTGGCCCACCGGCTGGACCAACAATCCGAGCCTGCTCGGCGAGGAGCGGCTGCAGCTGCTCGAGCGCCTCGCGGGACTGCAGTTCGCCATGGCCGGCGCGATGGTGGACGACCTCGTGGACTTCTCCCGCGCCTGGCGGCCCGACCTGGTCGTGCACAACACGGTGAGCTTCGCCGGGCCCGTCGCCGCCGCGGTCCTCGGCGTCCCCAGCGTCAGCCACCACTGGGGCGGCCCCGGGCTGCACCGCGTCGAGATGCGCAGGCTCGGCTCCGAGCCACTGCCCGGGTACGTCGCGCTCTTCGAACGTTTCGGCGCGCCGGTCAGGTCGCCCTCGCTCTGGATCGACATGTGCCCGGAGAGCCTGCGCATCCCCACGTCGTTCCCGTGCCTGCCGGTGCGCTACATCCCCTACAACGGACCAGGGACGATGCCGGACTGGGCGCTGGACAAGCCGGCCCGGCGGCGGGTCTGCGTCACCTGGGGCGAGACCACGCTGCGGTTGCTCGGCCCGGACGGCCTGGAGATGTTCGGCAAGACGGTGCGCGCGCTCGCCGATCTCGACGCCGAGGTGCTGGTGGTGACCACCGCCGCCCAGCTCGAGGTGCTCGGCGACCTGCCGGCGAACGTGCGGCCCGCGCTGTCCGTGCCGCTGCACATGCTGCTCGACACCTGTGACGTGATCGTGCACCACGGGGGCTCGGGGACCGTGATGACCGCAACCGCGTTCGGGGTCCCGCAACTGGCCATCACCCGCCGTCCCGAACCCGAGCTGCACGGCGAGCGGCTCGCGGCCGTGGGCGCCGGACGACACCTGCCGTACGGCCGCATCTCCCGCGACTCCTCGCCCGAGCTCACCATCCGGGCGGAGGTGGAGACGATGCTCAACGACCCGTCCTACCGCGAGGCGGCACAGCGGATCCAGGCGGAGGTCCTCGCCCGGCCCACGCCCGACCAGGTCGTCCCGGACCTGGAGAAGCTGTGCCTGGGGGGTACCCGGTGA
- a CDS encoding nucleotide disphospho-sugar-binding domain-containing protein gives MKVLFVTSGWPTHFYLVAPLAWAFRVRGHEVRVAVPPSGVATVTGAGLPAVRVGRDIDFMELRRQTLPHELSDERPETFEELTERFASDGGDGGVLGQWQDASFAATEDLVRLARRWRPDLVIADTMSIGGLVAAHVVGVPAIRHLLATDILGSVDGEGLLDILPGFREHFAQYGVALAGDPAHLTLDPCPPSMQHPPAPSRRQIRFVPYNGTATVPRWLREPPTRPRVCVTWGTTSAWSAGESKFLVPEIVEALGELDVEIIVTLGAGQRRFLGETPPGVRVLEGLPLHLLMPTTAVLINQGGSASILTGARYAVPQLCVAYLPEQVNDGEAYASTGAGICLHVEKIDAETHGRAVGSLLGDPSYRRAAERVRDEMTRQPSLAETVSMLEDLCGRSAG, from the coding sequence GTGAAGGTCCTGTTCGTCACCTCGGGCTGGCCCACCCACTTCTACCTCGTGGCGCCGTTGGCCTGGGCGTTCCGGGTCCGCGGGCACGAGGTCCGGGTGGCCGTGCCGCCATCGGGGGTCGCCACCGTCACCGGTGCCGGCCTGCCCGCCGTACGGGTCGGACGGGACATCGACTTCATGGAACTCCGTCGGCAGACCCTGCCGCACGAGCTTTCCGACGAGCGGCCGGAGACCTTCGAGGAGCTGACGGAGCGGTTCGCAAGCGACGGCGGCGACGGCGGCGTCCTGGGCCAGTGGCAGGACGCGTCCTTCGCCGCGACCGAGGACCTGGTGCGCCTGGCCCGCCGCTGGCGGCCCGACCTCGTCATCGCGGACACCATGTCGATCGGCGGCCTGGTCGCCGCGCACGTCGTCGGCGTGCCGGCGATCCGTCATCTGCTGGCCACCGACATCCTCGGCTCCGTCGACGGCGAAGGGCTGCTGGACATCCTGCCCGGCTTCCGCGAGCACTTCGCGCAGTACGGTGTCGCGCTCGCCGGCGACCCGGCGCACCTCACGCTGGACCCGTGCCCGCCGAGCATGCAGCACCCTCCGGCGCCGTCCCGCCGGCAGATCCGTTTCGTGCCGTACAACGGCACCGCGACGGTGCCGCGATGGCTGCGGGAACCACCGACCCGGCCGCGCGTCTGCGTCACCTGGGGCACCACGTCGGCGTGGTCGGCAGGGGAGAGCAAGTTCCTCGTCCCCGAGATCGTGGAGGCGCTCGGCGAGCTGGACGTGGAGATCATCGTGACGCTCGGCGCCGGGCAACGCCGCTTCCTCGGCGAGACGCCTCCCGGGGTACGGGTGCTCGAGGGGCTGCCGCTGCACCTGCTCATGCCGACGACCGCGGTGCTGATCAACCAGGGCGGCTCGGCGTCGATCCTGACCGGGGCCCGTTACGCGGTGCCGCAGCTGTGCGTCGCCTACCTTCCCGAGCAGGTCAACGACGGGGAGGCCTACGCCTCGACGGGCGCCGGGATCTGCCTGCACGTGGAGAAGATCGACGCGGAGACGCACGGCCGGGCCGTCGGCAGCCTGCTGGGCGACCCGTCCTACCGGCGCGCGGCCGAGCGGGTCCGGGACGAGATGACGCGGCAGCCGAGCCTGGCCGAGACCGTCAGCATGCTGGAGGACCTGTGCGGGAGGAGTGCCGGATGA
- a CDS encoding nucleotide disphospho-sugar-binding domain-containing protein codes for MKVLIVTPGWRTHFYMVAPLAWALRVSGHEVRVSSPPSGTAAILQAGLPAVALGPELDFMGIRQRASQHEDPLHERPDTYESLDRMLDDSHAAEVLSAWYGVAFSATDDIVAFARAWRPDLVISDALCAGGLAAAHVVGVPAVRVLSTVDVLGSVDGEVLFSLPGYPEQFAAHDVVINGDPADVTVNPFPPSVLPAPTASRREMRFVPYNGPARMPAWLLERPARPRVCVTWGTSSNWFADSGRFLVPDVIRALATADLEVLVTIGPEQRKLVGDVPDGVRLVENMPLHLLLPGSDLLIHQGGGSTMMTAAAAGVPQLVLPYLSEQIDVAQAIAGSGAGVAVGVDDADVPAIREQVAKLLADQSCREAAERLRQEILAQPSPLDTARMLAGLVGSA; via the coding sequence ATGAAGGTCCTGATCGTGACTCCCGGCTGGCGGACGCACTTCTACATGGTCGCACCACTGGCGTGGGCGCTGCGGGTGTCCGGTCACGAGGTCCGGGTGTCCAGCCCGCCGTCCGGGACGGCCGCGATCCTCCAGGCCGGGCTGCCGGCCGTGGCACTCGGCCCGGAGCTGGACTTCATGGGGATCCGGCAGCGCGCCTCGCAGCACGAGGACCCGCTGCACGAGCGGCCGGACACCTACGAAAGCCTCGACCGGATGCTGGACGACAGCCACGCGGCCGAGGTCCTCTCCGCGTGGTACGGGGTAGCGTTCTCGGCGACTGACGACATCGTCGCGTTCGCCCGGGCGTGGCGCCCCGACCTGGTCATCAGCGACGCGCTGTGCGCCGGCGGCCTTGCCGCGGCCCACGTGGTCGGCGTTCCCGCGGTACGTGTGCTGTCCACTGTGGACGTGCTCGGTTCGGTCGACGGCGAGGTGCTGTTCTCGCTTCCCGGCTACCCCGAGCAGTTCGCCGCGCACGACGTCGTGATCAACGGAGACCCGGCCGACGTGACGGTCAACCCGTTCCCGCCGAGCGTTCTGCCGGCGCCGACTGCCTCGCGCCGGGAAATGCGCTTCGTGCCGTACAACGGGCCTGCCCGGATGCCCGCCTGGTTGCTGGAACGGCCCGCGCGTCCCCGGGTCTGCGTCACCTGGGGCACGTCGTCGAACTGGTTCGCCGACAGCGGCCGTTTCCTCGTCCCCGACGTCATCCGCGCGCTCGCGACCGCGGACCTGGAGGTCCTGGTGACCATCGGGCCGGAGCAGCGGAAACTGGTGGGGGACGTGCCCGACGGCGTGCGGCTGGTGGAGAACATGCCCCTGCACCTGCTGTTGCCCGGCAGCGACCTGCTGATCCACCAGGGCGGCGGGTCGACGATGATGACCGCGGCCGCGGCGGGCGTCCCCCAGTTAGTCCTGCCGTACCTGTCCGAGCAGATCGACGTCGCGCAGGCGATCGCCGGGTCCGGAGCGGGTGTCGCGGTCGGGGTCGACGATGCGGACGTGCCCGCCATCCGAGAGCAGGTGGCGAAGCTGCTCGCCGACCAGTCCTGCCGGGAGGCCGCGGAACGCCTGCGGCAGGAGATCCTCGCGCAGCCGTCCCCGCTGGACACCGCGCGGATGCTGGCCGGGCTCGTCGGCAGCGCCTGA
- a CDS encoding antibiotic biosynthesis monooxygenase family protein, translating into MVTLINKFQVSEGRNDEFERVLAGITEYMSSQPGFLGHKLYRSLRNPGVYVETAQWKDAESHRSAMQAEAFRSQVQQLGGVAKPDPDVFETIDEL; encoded by the coding sequence GTGGTAACCCTGATCAACAAGTTCCAGGTGTCCGAGGGCCGGAACGACGAGTTCGAACGCGTCCTGGCCGGCATCACCGAGTACATGAGCAGCCAGCCCGGCTTCCTCGGCCACAAGCTGTACCGGTCGTTGCGCAACCCGGGTGTGTACGTCGAGACGGCCCAGTGGAAGGACGCGGAGTCGCACCGCAGCGCCATGCAGGCGGAGGCCTTCCGCAGCCAGGTGCAGCAGCTCGGTGGCGTTGCGAAGCCCGACCCGGACGTGTTCGAGACGATCGACGAGCTCTGA
- a CDS encoding AMP-binding protein, which yields MAEHLGRMLRRTAERYPDHIAIRTDRVELTFTELDRRVTRCARELTRLAGGRGHVIGVAAVLDPAFAIAYYAVVRSGNVVAIVNPLLREDGLRATVGASGARLLLACGEVAARARASSAVEHVADLDAVTAADGSEDGSAGPDDAGDPDDAACIQFTSGTTGRPKAVVLSHRNLVVNAAQIAEAHELDEHAISLNHLPTYHPMHLNSAVHAGALQVLCTSPSSADAIDLANRNEATHYYSLPVRLARLAADPGLPDLRLRTVGRVLSGGSALPVPAARTLSEHFGIPVLQGYGLAETSPLTHVDSPQHPRIGSVGQPVSGTECRVTDLATGQPLPAGERGEVQVRGPQLMRGYLGEPPLEPGAWFATGDVGRIDEDGYLFLVDRLKDVFKCDNWLVAPSEIEEVLLAVPGVADAAVVDAPDPFSGAVAHAFIVVRDGADPTAIQTSVNARMPYYQHIRDTTVVERIPRSGIGKIQRRELRERLRPIPEEEALPW from the coding sequence ATGGCTGAGCACCTGGGCCGGATGCTGCGCCGCACCGCGGAGCGGTATCCGGACCACATCGCCATCCGAACTGACCGGGTCGAGCTCACCTTCACCGAGCTCGACCGGCGGGTGACCCGGTGCGCGCGGGAGCTCACCCGGCTGGCCGGCGGTCGCGGGCACGTCATCGGCGTCGCCGCCGTCCTGGACCCCGCGTTCGCCATCGCCTACTACGCGGTCGTCCGCAGCGGCAACGTCGTCGCGATCGTCAACCCGCTGCTGCGCGAGGACGGGCTGCGCGCCACCGTGGGCGCCTCGGGAGCACGGTTGCTGCTCGCCTGCGGTGAGGTTGCCGCCCGCGCCCGGGCCTCGTCGGCCGTGGAGCACGTCGCCGACCTGGACGCGGTCACCGCCGCGGACGGGTCCGAGGACGGCTCGGCCGGACCGGACGACGCCGGTGACCCGGACGACGCCGCGTGCATCCAGTTCACCAGTGGCACCACGGGCCGGCCGAAGGCGGTGGTGCTGAGCCATCGCAACCTGGTCGTCAACGCCGCGCAGATCGCCGAGGCACACGAGCTGGACGAGCATGCGATCTCGCTCAACCACCTGCCGACGTACCATCCGATGCACCTGAACTCCGCCGTGCACGCCGGCGCCCTCCAGGTGCTGTGCACGAGCCCGTCCAGCGCGGACGCGATCGACCTGGCCAACCGCAACGAGGCCACCCACTACTACAGCCTGCCGGTACGGCTGGCGCGCCTGGCCGCCGATCCCGGGCTGCCGGACCTGCGGCTGCGGACGGTGGGACGCGTGCTCTCCGGCGGCTCGGCGCTGCCCGTGCCCGCCGCCCGCACGCTGTCCGAGCACTTCGGGATCCCGGTGCTGCAGGGGTACGGACTGGCGGAGACGTCGCCGCTCACCCACGTCGACAGCCCGCAACACCCGAGGATCGGGTCGGTGGGCCAGCCGGTCAGCGGCACCGAGTGCCGGGTGACCGACCTCGCGACCGGCCAGCCGCTGCCGGCAGGCGAGCGCGGCGAGGTGCAGGTGCGCGGCCCCCAGCTGATGAGGGGCTATCTCGGGGAGCCGCCGCTGGAGCCGGGAGCGTGGTTCGCCACCGGCGACGTAGGCAGGATCGACGAGGACGGCTACCTGTTCCTGGTCGACCGGCTCAAGGACGTGTTCAAGTGCGACAACTGGCTGGTCGCCCCGAGTGAGATCGAAGAGGTGCTGCTGGCCGTGCCCGGCGTCGCGGACGCCGCCGTGGTCGATGCTCCCGACCCGTTCAGCGGCGCCGTGGCACATGCGTTCATCGTCGTGCGCGACGGCGCGGACCCGACCGCCATCCAGACGTCCGTCAACGCACGGATGCCCTACTACCAGCACATCCGCGACACAACCGTGGTGGAGCGGATCCCGCGGTCCGGCATCGGCAAGATCCAGCGCCGGGAGCTGCGGGAACGACTGCGTCCCATCCCCGAGGAGGAGGCACTGCCGTGGTAA
- a CDS encoding aromatase/cyclase, translating into MPKSRTVVQAVTIAAPAATVYDLISDVERWPQFHPPAVHAEYLERGEGADLVQQWTLDGLSAVRTRRTRRTLDRSGLRITFDHEDPRPPAEQVSGGWFLEESAAERTTVEMRHELTVTGEAAELVAAVEKGTAAYLATLKDAAERVKELEQLVISFEDPLFIAGRIEDVYRVLYEADKWPERMAHVKRLDMTEDEPNVQFFDMDTHTPDGVPHTTRSVRLCFPHHRIVYKQIRLPGLLDAHLGHWKFTETPEGVIASARHAATIKPSALSLLGEGTTVPDARRYLRRVLSTNSLSNLHIAKRYAEERANG; encoded by the coding sequence ATGCCGAAGTCAAGGACCGTCGTCCAGGCGGTCACCATCGCGGCGCCCGCGGCGACCGTCTACGACCTGATCAGCGACGTCGAGCGGTGGCCGCAGTTCCACCCGCCCGCCGTGCACGCCGAGTACCTGGAGCGCGGCGAGGGCGCCGATCTCGTGCAGCAGTGGACCCTTGACGGCCTGAGCGCCGTGCGGACCCGGCGTACCCGGCGCACGCTCGACCGGTCCGGGCTGCGCATCACGTTCGACCATGAAGACCCCCGGCCGCCCGCTGAACAGGTATCCGGCGGCTGGTTCCTCGAGGAGTCCGCCGCGGAGCGCACCACCGTGGAGATGCGCCACGAACTGACGGTCACCGGCGAGGCCGCCGAGCTGGTCGCCGCGGTCGAGAAGGGCACCGCCGCCTACCTCGCGACGCTGAAGGACGCCGCGGAACGGGTGAAGGAGCTCGAGCAGCTGGTCATCTCGTTCGAGGATCCGCTGTTCATCGCCGGGCGCATCGAGGACGTCTACCGGGTGCTGTACGAGGCGGACAAGTGGCCCGAGCGGATGGCGCACGTCAAGCGGCTGGACATGACCGAGGACGAGCCGAACGTGCAGTTCTTCGACATGGACACGCACACCCCCGACGGCGTCCCGCACACCACGCGCTCGGTACGGCTCTGCTTCCCGCACCACCGGATCGTCTACAAGCAGATCCGGCTGCCCGGGTTGCTCGACGCGCACCTGGGGCACTGGAAGTTCACCGAGACGCCGGAGGGCGTGATCGCCAGCGCGCGCCACGCCGCCACGATCAAGCCGTCCGCGCTGTCCCTGCTCGGCGAGGGCACCACTGTGCCGGACGCCCGGCGGTACCTGCGCCGCGTGCTCAGCACGAACAGCCTCAGCAACTTGCACATCGCCAAGCGGTACGCCGAGGAACGCGCGAATGGCTGA
- a CDS encoding KedN5 family methylcobalamin-dependent radical SAM C-methyltransferase → MIQQGVWDMPLESMPLAAGYMKAMALTDPRTGPHVDIDIVNYRGEVTLAAMANDLLRAGPPDILAFSVFGWNYRAFGSLAETFKQLNPDGWVVFGGTHVANQAERTFRMFPDVDIVVNGEGELTFCDLVAAYLDGGSRHDLGAVEGITYQGLDNVPVTTPARERIQDLDCIPSPFLTGAIPLLDEEGAFRYDVALMETNRGCPYKCSFCYWGGATGQRVRAFSRERLRAELELFAKLKVHTIVLCDANFGMLPIDEEFVDDLLRIREVHGFPRALETSWAKNKSAVFFSIVHKLKQAGMRSSFTLALQTLDDNALRLMNRRNMKVNAWEELAEWLDREGLDSYAELIWGAPGETVQGFMDGYDRLSQHVSRIAVYPLLLLPNTEYAEQKELHGIISVRGDNDDFEYVLAHRTMSFATNQQMQRFLYWSRLLCEMAVFRHLWVGLRELGELRQSQALQDIEQWMSATTSPAAAPLRAAFDAVIGGSDAYGQALSYLFGSYEARRLFAQWWHESMRPKLPEGMRPVLDEIIRFDMLTLPVYPGQDAGETLLLPEVELHGGTYFTRENIPLSYDVPEIIAALRANRAPDLTPKLTIVDLYYRKGFENFASSTNHEEIVHFMGMTREQLDRESNRSARV, encoded by the coding sequence ATGATCCAGCAGGGCGTGTGGGACATGCCGCTGGAGTCGATGCCGCTGGCGGCCGGATACATGAAGGCCATGGCGCTGACGGACCCGCGCACCGGGCCGCACGTCGACATCGACATCGTCAACTACCGCGGCGAGGTGACACTGGCCGCGATGGCCAACGACCTGCTGCGCGCCGGCCCGCCGGACATCCTCGCCTTCTCGGTGTTCGGCTGGAACTACCGGGCGTTCGGCTCGCTCGCCGAGACCTTCAAGCAGCTCAACCCGGACGGCTGGGTCGTCTTCGGCGGCACGCACGTGGCCAACCAGGCCGAGCGGACGTTCCGGATGTTCCCGGACGTCGACATCGTGGTGAACGGCGAGGGTGAGCTGACGTTCTGCGACCTGGTAGCCGCCTACCTGGACGGCGGCTCCCGTCACGACCTCGGCGCGGTGGAGGGCATCACCTACCAGGGACTCGACAACGTGCCGGTCACCACGCCGGCCCGCGAGCGAATCCAGGACCTGGACTGCATCCCCTCACCGTTCCTGACCGGGGCCATCCCGCTGCTCGACGAGGAGGGCGCCTTCCGGTACGACGTCGCGCTGATGGAGACCAACCGGGGATGTCCGTACAAGTGCTCGTTCTGCTACTGGGGCGGCGCCACCGGCCAGCGGGTGCGGGCCTTCTCCCGGGAGCGTCTGCGCGCCGAGCTCGAGCTGTTCGCCAAGCTGAAGGTGCACACGATCGTGCTGTGCGACGCGAACTTCGGCATGCTGCCGATCGACGAGGAGTTCGTCGACGACCTGCTGCGGATCCGGGAGGTGCACGGCTTTCCGCGGGCGCTGGAGACCTCATGGGCGAAGAACAAGTCGGCGGTCTTCTTCTCCATCGTGCACAAGCTCAAGCAGGCCGGCATGCGCAGTTCGTTCACCCTCGCCCTGCAGACGCTGGACGACAACGCGCTGCGGCTGATGAACCGCCGCAACATGAAGGTCAACGCCTGGGAAGAACTCGCCGAGTGGCTGGACCGGGAAGGACTCGACTCGTACGCCGAGCTCATCTGGGGCGCACCGGGGGAAACCGTGCAGGGGTTCATGGACGGCTACGACCGGCTGTCCCAGCACGTCTCGCGGATCGCGGTGTATCCACTGCTGCTGCTGCCGAACACCGAGTACGCCGAGCAGAAGGAGCTGCACGGCATCATCTCGGTGCGCGGCGACAACGACGACTTCGAGTACGTGCTGGCGCACCGCACGATGTCCTTCGCCACCAACCAGCAGATGCAGCGGTTCCTGTACTGGTCGCGGCTGCTCTGCGAGATGGCGGTCTTCCGGCACCTCTGGGTCGGGTTGCGCGAGCTGGGCGAGCTGCGGCAGTCGCAGGCACTACAGGACATCGAGCAGTGGATGTCGGCGACGACCAGTCCTGCGGCCGCGCCGCTGCGAGCCGCGTTCGACGCGGTCATCGGGGGCTCCGACGCGTACGGGCAGGCGCTGAGCTACCTCTTCGGCTCGTACGAGGCACGGCGTCTGTTCGCCCAGTGGTGGCACGAGTCCATGCGTCCCAAGCTGCCCGAGGGCATGCGCCCGGTACTCGACGAGATCATCCGCTTCGACATGCTCACGCTGCCCGTGTACCCCGGACAGGACGCCGGTGAGACGCTGCTGCTCCCCGAGGTGGAGTTGCACGGCGGTACGTACTTCACCCGGGAGAACATCCCGCTGAGCTACGACGTCCCGGAGATCATCGCGGCCCTGCGGGCCAACCGCGCGCCCGACCTCACACCGAAGCTCACGATCGTCGACCTCTACTACCGCAAGGGTTTCGAGAACTTCGCCAGCTCCACCAACCACGAGGAGATCGTGCACTTCATGGGGATGACGAGAGAGCAGCTCGACCGCGAGTCGAACCGCTCCGCGCGCGTCTGA